A single genomic interval of Verrucomicrobiota bacterium harbors:
- a CDS encoding MFS transporter: MSTSILSPRARYIVLFTAIGALLFDGVELGLMPVASLSVSQSLLGEAFTPTLGGDWFARFTAALMLGAAVGGIFLGSLGDRIGRTRALGVSVLFYSVFAGLGAYVKTQEQMLVLRFLVGLGVGGVWPNAVALAAECWPDKSRPIIAGLMGAALNAGILMLSQVARAWPITPDSWRWIFQLAAAPAVLGVVALTMIPESPLWLASRNKRRNSGSAGIPAGESTKQTPAGNVAGAPNTLRELFRPPLLRLTLIGVLIGSIPMVGAWAASKWMIPWADKVGGATTPGYKALTQGWWALGAVLGSFFGAQIAAKLGRRRAYALISAATTVLTSLMFLGTAPLQASFLPIVFAQGFVATLFFGWLPLYLPELFPTHVRAAGSGIAYNVGRFATALGVLAAGALFAAMGGSYPKVGATCGLIYLLGLIVIWWAPDTTDQKLKE, from the coding sequence ATGAGCACGTCCATCCTGTCTCCACGTGCCCGTTACATCGTGTTGTTCACCGCCATCGGCGCGTTGCTGTTTGATGGCGTTGAACTCGGCCTGATGCCCGTGGCGTCCTTGTCGGTGTCGCAGAGCCTGCTTGGGGAGGCGTTCACGCCGACGCTGGGTGGCGATTGGTTTGCGCGATTCACGGCGGCGCTGATGCTCGGCGCGGCGGTCGGCGGAATTTTTCTCGGGAGCCTGGGCGATCGGATCGGCCGCACCCGCGCGCTCGGCGTGAGCGTTCTGTTCTACTCCGTGTTCGCCGGTTTGGGTGCCTACGTCAAAACACAGGAGCAGATGCTGGTGCTGCGATTCCTGGTTGGCCTCGGTGTGGGCGGTGTATGGCCCAACGCTGTGGCGCTCGCGGCGGAGTGTTGGCCTGACAAGTCGCGACCCATTATCGCCGGCCTGATGGGCGCAGCCTTGAATGCCGGCATCCTCATGCTCTCGCAGGTCGCGCGCGCCTGGCCCATCACCCCGGATTCCTGGCGCTGGATTTTCCAACTCGCAGCCGCGCCCGCGGTTCTTGGCGTGGTTGCGTTGACGATGATTCCCGAATCGCCGTTGTGGCTCGCGTCTCGCAACAAGCGACGAAACTCTGGGAGCGCCGGCATCCCTGCCGGCGAGTCGACCAAGCAGACCCCCGCCGGCAACGTTGCCGGTGCTCCCAACACCCTGCGTGAACTTTTCCGCCCGCCGCTGCTCCGACTCACGCTCATCGGCGTCCTGATCGGTTCCATTCCGATGGTTGGCGCGTGGGCGGCGAGCAAGTGGATGATTCCCTGGGCGGATAAAGTGGGTGGCGCCACCACGCCGGGCTACAAGGCGCTGACACAAGGCTGGTGGGCTTTGGGCGCGGTGCTGGGCAGTTTCTTCGGCGCGCAAATCGCCGCGAAGCTGGGACGCCGGCGCGCCTACGCCTTGATCAGTGCCGCTACAACGGTCCTCACCTCGTTGATGTTCCTTGGCACCGCGCCGCTGCAAGCGTCGTTCCTGCCCATTGTGTTCGCGCAAGGTTTCGTGGCGACGCTGTTCTTCGGCTGGTTGCCGCTGTATTTGCCGGAGCTATTCCCCACCCACGTCCGCGCCGCTGGCAGCGGCATCGCCTACAATGTCGGCCGCTTTGCCACCGCACTAGGCGTGCTCGCCGCTGGCGCGCTCTTCGCCGCGATGGGCGGTTCGTATCCCAAGGTCGGCGCGACCTGCGGATTGATTTACCTGTTGGGCCTGATCGTCATCTGGTGGGCGCCAGACACCACTGACCAGAAACTCAAAGAATGA
- a CDS encoding sulfurtransferase, with protein MKSGKNWNRKSGASRLLSWLPALMAGGLALTMGMFAGCKNLDRTTTADFPAREAPNYHGLVSVYWLKAVLDYRGSEFQTPRPATYRHQPLVILEASWATLEKAGAFHDGHIPGAVHFNTDDLENGAPRWRLREANEVQRDFGRAGISRDTTVIVYGEKLIAAARVWWALKYAGVDDVRLLDGGFPAWTKAGFPVDKQVHQPQGVQLTAPVASNLLATTEYVRQQLPGSRIWLADARSLAEFTGRTSGYSYLEAKGRIPSSRHIGDGDDGAYLYKQRNGHLRPPREILAHWRQQGLVPAGNGKEFDREVVFYCGGGWRSSVAFFYAWLLGFENVRNYSDGWSGWSTEYFADPEAHHGKLDWKQRPTQNPVEVGPP; from the coding sequence ATGAAGTCCGGCAAGAATTGGAACCGGAAGTCTGGCGCGTCACGTCTCTTGAGCTGGCTGCCGGCTCTGATGGCTGGAGGCCTCGCCTTGACCATGGGGATGTTCGCAGGCTGCAAGAACCTCGATCGGACAACCACAGCCGACTTCCCGGCCCGCGAGGCGCCGAACTACCACGGGCTGGTTTCCGTCTACTGGCTCAAGGCCGTGCTGGACTACCGGGGATCCGAATTTCAGACCCCGCGCCCGGCGACCTATCGGCATCAGCCTTTGGTGATCCTTGAGGCCAGTTGGGCCACGTTGGAAAAGGCCGGAGCCTTCCACGACGGGCACATTCCCGGCGCGGTCCATTTCAACACCGACGACCTCGAGAACGGAGCGCCGCGCTGGCGGTTGCGTGAGGCGAATGAGGTGCAGCGCGATTTCGGCCGGGCCGGCATCTCACGGGACACGACGGTCATCGTTTACGGTGAGAAACTGATCGCCGCCGCGCGGGTCTGGTGGGCGTTGAAGTATGCGGGCGTGGACGATGTGCGTCTGCTGGATGGCGGTTTTCCAGCCTGGACCAAGGCCGGCTTTCCAGTGGACAAACAGGTCCACCAGCCGCAAGGGGTGCAACTCACGGCTCCCGTCGCGTCCAATCTGTTGGCGACGACGGAATACGTCCGTCAACAACTACCGGGCTCGCGTATCTGGTTGGCGGACGCACGGAGTCTCGCGGAGTTCACGGGTCGAACCAGCGGCTACAGCTACCTCGAGGCGAAAGGCCGGATTCCTTCCTCCCGTCACATTGGGGACGGCGACGATGGCGCTTATCTTTACAAGCAACGCAATGGTCATCTGCGACCGCCCAGGGAGATTCTTGCGCACTGGCGTCAGCAGGGCCTGGTCCCCGCCGGCAATGGCAAGGAGTTTGATCGGGAGGTGGTTTTTTATTGCGGAGGCGGCTGGCGCTCGAGCGTCGCCTTTTTCTATGCCTGGCTGCTGGGCTTCGAGAACGTCCGCAATTACTCCGATGGATGGAGCGGTTGGAGCACGGAGTATTTTGCTGATCCAGAGGCGCACCATGGCAAACTCGACTGGAAACAACGCCCCACCCAAAACCCCGTGGAAGTTGGACCGCCGTGA
- a CDS encoding carbon-nitrogen hydrolase family protein — protein MDHSPGSNVVWTFDSSVASLTRCHRMGTGYHRITDRRMNQSSNDSTSKPKRLRVAAVQMIFAASIDDNLEKIEQAAIQAAAEDTDAVLFPECATTGYACDFGALKPAAIRRALRSVAAIAAKLRIHLLVGSPIFAGRKLYNALVVFDRRGRLINTYAKCQLVEADRQWFTPGNVLSLFAIDGVPATAIICHERRYPELVRLPVMAGAQIVFHPNAGMDALPVSQKKRRGRDGIPVRAFENAVFYVFANSVGPQGGGKWSAGDSKIVAPDGTFLQLADNLRERVMVETLELSRATRKYALDSLEHPRFLAPHWRRIVTEMRRRVRESDQRFQHWFNSGDGSCGARTRARRTTS, from the coding sequence GTGGACCACAGTCCAGGCAGCAACGTCGTCTGGACATTCGATTCTTCCGTCGCTTCTCTCACTCGTTGTCATCGGATGGGCACCGGATACCACCGAATAACTGATCGACGCATGAACCAATCCTCAAACGATTCGACCTCAAAGCCAAAACGCCTGCGCGTCGCCGCGGTTCAGATGATCTTTGCCGCCTCCATCGACGACAACCTGGAGAAGATTGAGCAAGCCGCCATTCAGGCCGCGGCTGAAGACACGGACGCCGTGCTGTTCCCGGAGTGCGCTACCACGGGCTACGCATGTGACTTCGGTGCGCTGAAGCCGGCTGCCATCCGCCGGGCACTTCGCTCGGTCGCGGCCATCGCTGCCAAGCTCCGGATTCATCTTCTCGTCGGCAGCCCCATCTTCGCCGGACGAAAGCTCTACAATGCGCTGGTCGTGTTCGACCGACGCGGGCGGCTCATCAACACTTACGCCAAGTGTCAGCTTGTGGAGGCGGATCGCCAATGGTTCACGCCCGGCAATGTCCTTTCCCTGTTCGCGATCGATGGCGTCCCGGCGACGGCCATCATCTGCCACGAACGCCGCTACCCGGAACTGGTCCGACTGCCCGTCATGGCCGGTGCCCAGATTGTTTTTCATCCGAACGCCGGCATGGATGCGCTCCCCGTTTCCCAAAAGAAACGCCGCGGTCGGGACGGCATCCCCGTCCGCGCCTTCGAGAACGCGGTCTTTTACGTCTTCGCGAATTCCGTGGGACCGCAGGGCGGCGGCAAGTGGTCCGCAGGCGATTCCAAGATCGTCGCACCGGACGGCACATTCCTTCAACTTGCAGACAATCTTCGCGAACGAGTCATGGTGGAGACGCTGGAACTGTCACGAGCGACGAGGAAGTACGCGTTGGACAGTCTGGAACATCCCCGATTCCTCGCCCCTCACTGGCGGCGGATCGTGACCGAGATGCGACGTCGCGTCCGCGAGAGCGATCAGAGGTTCCAGCACTGGTTCAATTCCGGCGACGGTAGTTGTGGTGCCAGAACCCGAGCGCGGCGAACGACCTCTTAA
- a CDS encoding right-handed parallel beta-helix repeat-containing protein, with product MKTRRMVLAMAATLVVCVFARADFYVSPQGSDDNPGTKRKPFATLERAREAVRARKASGSPVTVWLRGGDCFRTHALELSAADSGTASSPVVWSAYRNERVRLLGGRVLTGFEPLTDEAVRSRLHESARIHVLQVDLRRLGISDFGEMNSRGFARPTTPSHCELFFNHQPMTLARWPNEGVWEKIAGFPKGSGQGDDHGGTIGGLPGGFLYSGDRPQRWRDTSDVWVHGYWAYDWANSYERIAKIDLDQRWIQTAPPHGLYGFRAGQRFHFLNVLEELDQPGEWFLDRANGRLYFWPPAPIDSAETLLSLLDPPAIRMTGVNFVTVRALAIEATRGTGIEISGGQGNRVEGCLLRNLGNLGVSISGGTHHGVVGCDIFDTGDGGVSLTGGDRQTLTPGGHFVENCHFQRQGRWSKCYVPAVLMNGVGQRASHNLIHDHPHCAILYNGNDHLIEFNDIHHIALETGDVGAIYTGRDYSYRGNRIRHNYIHETGGVGMGSMGVYMDDCVSGTEIYGNVFYKVHWAMFIGGGRDHRVENNLFVDCDPAVRADGRGLDRSPVWRDMVNDTMRQRLAAVPAALYRDRYPAMKALDAYYGPPEGPAISRDAFAGVPPGGNSIVRNVCVGKWFETDWKAKREDFEERENFVTHDTRAVVVTTRGIKLPQNSPAWKFGFRPIPVEQIGLRHDALRRRLERMR from the coding sequence ATGAAAACTCGACGAATGGTCTTGGCGATGGCCGCGACGCTCGTGGTCTGTGTGTTTGCTCGCGCGGATTTCTATGTCTCGCCCCAGGGCTCGGACGACAATCCCGGAACGAAACGCAAACCCTTCGCCACACTGGAGCGCGCGCGTGAGGCCGTGCGAGCGCGTAAGGCCTCCGGCAGTCCGGTCACAGTCTGGCTTCGAGGCGGCGACTGTTTTCGAACCCATGCCCTCGAGTTGTCCGCGGCGGATTCAGGCACCGCCAGTTCGCCCGTGGTCTGGAGTGCGTATCGAAACGAGCGGGTGCGATTGCTCGGCGGCCGCGTTCTGACCGGATTTGAGCCCTTGACCGATGAGGCGGTTCGCTCCCGGCTTCATGAATCCGCTCGAATTCACGTGCTGCAGGTTGACCTGCGTCGTCTCGGAATCAGCGACTTTGGCGAGATGAATTCCCGCGGCTTCGCCCGCCCAACCACACCCTCTCACTGCGAGCTGTTTTTCAATCACCAGCCGATGACGCTGGCACGTTGGCCGAACGAAGGTGTCTGGGAAAAGATCGCGGGCTTTCCAAAAGGCAGCGGCCAGGGCGACGATCACGGCGGCACCATCGGGGGGCTTCCCGGCGGTTTTCTCTACTCGGGCGACCGGCCGCAGCGCTGGCGCGACACCAGTGATGTGTGGGTCCATGGCTACTGGGCATACGATTGGGCCAATTCCTACGAACGCATCGCGAAGATCGACCTCGACCAGCGCTGGATCCAGACTGCGCCGCCACACGGGCTTTACGGCTTCCGGGCGGGCCAGCGTTTTCATTTTCTGAATGTGCTGGAGGAACTCGATCAGCCCGGGGAATGGTTCCTCGATCGCGCGAACGGCCGCCTCTACTTCTGGCCGCCAGCTCCCATTGATTCGGCCGAGACGCTCCTTTCGTTGCTCGATCCACCCGCGATTCGGATGACCGGCGTCAATTTCGTCACGGTGCGCGCCCTCGCCATCGAGGCCACCCGCGGGACCGGCATCGAGATCAGTGGCGGCCAGGGGAATCGGGTCGAGGGTTGCCTGCTCCGGAATTTGGGCAACCTGGGCGTCAGCATCAGTGGTGGGACCCACCACGGCGTGGTCGGGTGCGACATTTTCGACACAGGCGACGGTGGCGTGTCGCTCACCGGCGGCGATCGGCAAACGCTCACTCCAGGAGGACACTTCGTCGAGAACTGCCACTTTCAACGTCAAGGTCGCTGGTCCAAATGCTACGTGCCGGCGGTGCTCATGAATGGGGTCGGACAGCGCGCTTCGCACAATTTGATTCACGACCATCCGCACTGCGCGATTCTCTACAACGGCAACGATCACCTCATCGAGTTCAACGACATCCACCACATCGCGCTGGAAACGGGCGACGTCGGCGCGATCTACACCGGACGCGACTACTCGTACCGGGGGAACCGCATCCGTCACAATTACATTCACGAAACGGGCGGCGTGGGCATGGGTTCCATGGGCGTGTATATGGACGATTGTGTGAGCGGCACCGAAATCTACGGCAATGTGTTCTACAAAGTGCACTGGGCAATGTTCATCGGCGGCGGACGGGATCATCGCGTGGAGAACAATCTCTTTGTGGACTGCGATCCGGCCGTGCGCGCGGACGGCCGCGGGCTGGATCGTTCCCCGGTGTGGCGCGACATGGTGAACGACACGATGCGTCAGCGGCTCGCGGCGGTCCCGGCCGCACTCTACCGCGATCGCTATCCGGCGATGAAGGCGCTCGACGCCTACTACGGTCCCCCGGAGGGTCCGGCGATCAGTCGCGACGCGTTTGCCGGCGTCCCGCCTGGCGGCAATTCGATCGTGCGCAATGTGTGCGTCGGGAAATGGTTCGAAACCGATTGGAA